In Arthrobacter sp. MN05-02, one genomic interval encodes:
- a CDS encoding sugar ABC transporter permease — protein MSTVPLHNDKELLPDVKDDATTGTPTMQKRVRQRLTSRGATAAAIIIAVIWTVPTFGLLISSFRPEDNIKGNGWWNAIIDRQFTLENYADVLSPGGSQSPNLLSYFVNSLAIVIPGTVFTLVLGAMAAYMFAWGRFRGKDGLFIFVFALQIVPLQMALIPLLQLFTQVLKFGDFQVLPSGTYAQLWVAHTIFGLPLAIFLLHNFIAEIPGEVIEAARVDGAGHSTIFWRIIVPLATPALASFGIFQFLWLWNDLLVALVFSGGGADVAPITQRLAEIQGSRGGEWQRLTAGAFVSIIVPLAVFFGLQRYFVRGLLAGGLKG, from the coding sequence ATGAGCACCGTGCCCCTGCACAACGACAAAGAGCTCCTGCCGGACGTCAAGGACGACGCCACCACCGGCACCCCGACCATGCAGAAGCGCGTCCGGCAGCGGCTGACGTCGCGCGGGGCGACCGCCGCCGCGATCATCATCGCCGTGATCTGGACCGTCCCCACCTTCGGGCTCCTGATCTCGTCCTTCCGCCCCGAGGACAACATCAAGGGCAACGGCTGGTGGAACGCCATCATCGACCGCCAGTTCACCCTGGAGAACTACGCCGACGTCCTCAGCCCCGGGGGCAGCCAGTCACCGAACCTGCTCTCCTACTTCGTGAACTCCCTGGCGATCGTCATACCCGGCACCGTGTTCACGCTGGTCCTGGGCGCCATGGCGGCCTACATGTTCGCGTGGGGCCGGTTCCGGGGGAAGGACGGCCTCTTCATCTTCGTCTTCGCCCTGCAGATCGTCCCCCTCCAGATGGCGCTGATTCCGCTGCTCCAGCTCTTCACGCAGGTCCTGAAGTTCGGCGACTTCCAGGTGCTGCCGAGTGGCACGTACGCGCAGCTCTGGGTGGCCCACACCATCTTCGGACTGCCGCTGGCCATCTTCCTCCTGCACAACTTCATCGCGGAGATCCCCGGTGAGGTCATCGAGGCGGCCCGCGTGGACGGGGCAGGCCACAGCACCATCTTCTGGCGCATCATCGTCCCGCTGGCCACGCCGGCGCTGGCCTCCTTCGGGATCTTCCAGTTCCTCTGGCTGTGGAACGACCTCCTCGTGGCACTGGTGTTCTCCGGCGGCGGCGCGGACGTCGCGCCGATCACCCAGCGCCTGGCCGAGATCCAGGGCTCCCGCGGTGGCGAGTGGCAGCGGCTGACGGCAGGCGCGTTCGTGTCCATCATCGTCCCGCTCGCGGTGTTCTTCGGGCTCCAGCGCTACTTCGTGCGCGGCCTCCTCGCCGGCGGCCTCAAGGGCTGA
- a CDS encoding LacI family transcriptional regulator: protein MTSIDDVAASLGVSTATVSRALRGLPGVAEKTRARVNSTAKELGYVPSSSASGLASGRTMAMGVLVPVIDRWFFSAVLEGIDRQLRAAGYDLVLFSLGGDGVNRDRVFHRSILRRRIDALLVMSMHLTAEERKAVQQLEYPNVVIGGAVEGVRHVGIDDAQAARDAVEHLIGLGHTRIAHMRGGGSFDIDFEVPRLREQAYQDAMTDHGLAVREDWTAFGDFRFVTSRTSALAMLADPRDRPTAVFCSSDEMAFGVLKAAAELGIDVPRDLSVIGIDDHEFAEPMGLTTIRQDPAGQGAYAADLLLGELLRNEPADYPPSRPHALVVRQSTGPAPS, encoded by the coding sequence GTGACCAGCATCGACGACGTCGCGGCGTCCCTCGGCGTCTCCACGGCCACGGTGTCCCGCGCCCTGCGCGGGCTGCCGGGAGTGGCCGAGAAGACGCGCGCACGGGTCAACTCGACGGCGAAGGAGCTGGGGTACGTGCCGTCGTCGTCGGCGTCCGGACTCGCGTCCGGACGCACGATGGCGATGGGCGTCCTGGTCCCGGTGATCGACCGCTGGTTCTTCTCGGCCGTCCTCGAGGGCATCGACCGACAGCTGCGGGCGGCCGGGTACGACCTCGTGCTGTTCAGCCTCGGCGGGGACGGGGTGAACCGCGACCGCGTGTTCCACCGCTCCATCCTGCGACGGCGCATCGATGCCCTGCTGGTCATGTCCATGCACCTGACGGCGGAGGAGCGGAAGGCGGTCCAGCAGCTGGAGTACCCGAACGTCGTGATCGGCGGTGCGGTCGAGGGCGTACGCCATGTCGGGATCGATGACGCGCAGGCTGCCCGAGACGCCGTGGAGCACCTGATCGGGCTCGGCCACACGCGGATCGCCCACATGCGGGGCGGCGGGTCCTTCGACATCGACTTCGAGGTGCCTCGACTCAGGGAGCAGGCCTACCAGGACGCCATGACCGACCACGGGCTGGCGGTGCGGGAGGACTGGACGGCCTTCGGTGACTTCCGCTTCGTCACCTCACGCACGTCGGCGCTGGCGATGCTCGCCGATCCCCGGGACCGGCCGACGGCGGTGTTCTGCTCCTCGGACGAGATGGCGTTCGGCGTGCTGAAGGCTGCGGCGGAGCTGGGCATCGACGTCCCCCGCGACCTGTCGGTCATCGGTATCGACGACCACGAGTTCGCCGAGCCGATGGGCCTGACCACCATCCGGCAGGACCCCGCAGGGCAGGGTGCCTATGCGGCCGATCTCCTGCTCGGCGAGCTGCTGCGCAACGAACCGGCGGACTACCCGCCGTCCCGGCCGCACGCACTCGTCGTTCGGCAGTCGACGGGACCGGCCCCGTCCTGA
- a CDS encoding hypothetical protein (possible pseudo due to frameshift), with protein MSDPFPHHEADLVRVTHFPSLNGTTAPYYCPNQLAVRTTLAAESLDQSLRGPLIDVLVPDVAREAHQARLDPDTFADSVAKLHTRSATWGVPFAWFALIHEDDLTEVVEDDGRVTTVRITARIGDCIDRGRRSVAQLAIGAPEMDLLDELTEIVEWLEVFRRDAVVEVDYGPVADRVFPDDSPMDVRLGIESLAEADMMGAAASYRRLASRWIPIRQLARAS; from the coding sequence GTGTCGGACCCGTTCCCGCACCACGAGGCGGACCTCGTCCGGGTGACGCACTTCCCGAGCCTGAACGGCACGACGGCGCCCTACTACTGCCCGAACCAGCTGGCCGTCCGGACCACGCTCGCCGCGGAGTCCCTCGACCAGAGCCTGCGGGGTCCGCTGATCGACGTCCTCGTTCCCGACGTCGCACGCGAAGCGCACCAGGCCAGGCTGGACCCCGACACGTTCGCCGATTCCGTGGCGAAGCTCCATACCCGCTCGGCGACGTGGGGCGTGCCCTTCGCCTGGTTCGCGCTGATCCACGAGGACGACCTCACGGAGGTCGTGGAGGACGACGGCCGCGTCACGACGGTGCGGATCACGGCGAGGATCGGTGACTGTATCGACCGCGGGCGCCGTTCGGTCGCGCAGCTCGCCATCGGCGCTCCGGAGATGGACCTGCTCGACGAACTCACGGAGATCGTCGAGTGGCTCGAGGTGTTCCGGCGCGACGCCGTGGTGGAGGTGGACTACGGCCCCGTGGCGGACCGCGTGTTCCCGGACGATTCGCCGATGGATGTCCGCCTGGGCATCGAGAGCCTCGCCGAGGCGGACATGATGGGTGCCGCTGCGTCCTACCGGCGGCTCGCATCCCGCTGGATCCCGATCCGGCAGCTCGCCCGCGCGTCCTGA
- the xth gene encoding exodeoxyribonuclease III has translation MKIATWNVNSLRARADRVEAWLDRSDVDVLAIQETKCKDDNFPWELFENSGFEVAHFGLSQWNGVAIASRVGLDDVERTFPDQPTFGKPGTEAVQEARAIAATCGGVRVWSLYVPNGRALDDPHMPYKIDWLDTLRGHAERWITEDPQAQIALMGDWNIAPRDEDVWDIDLFVDGGYTHVSPPERAAFQSFLDSGFADLARPYTPGPGLYTYWDYKQLRFPKKEGMRIDFVLGSPALAARATNAFVDREERKGKGASDHAPVVVELDGA, from the coding sequence GTGAAGATCGCCACCTGGAACGTCAATTCCCTCCGTGCCCGCGCAGACCGCGTGGAAGCCTGGCTGGACAGGTCCGACGTCGACGTCCTGGCCATCCAGGAGACCAAGTGCAAGGACGACAACTTCCCCTGGGAGCTGTTCGAGAACAGCGGCTTCGAGGTGGCGCACTTCGGCCTCAGCCAGTGGAACGGCGTCGCCATCGCCTCACGCGTTGGGCTCGACGACGTCGAGCGCACCTTCCCCGACCAGCCAACCTTCGGCAAGCCGGGCACCGAGGCGGTGCAGGAGGCGCGGGCCATCGCCGCGACGTGCGGCGGAGTGCGCGTGTGGAGCCTGTACGTGCCGAACGGCCGTGCGCTCGACGACCCGCACATGCCCTACAAGATCGACTGGCTGGACACCCTCCGGGGCCATGCGGAGCGCTGGATCACCGAGGACCCGCAGGCCCAGATCGCCCTGATGGGTGATTGGAACATCGCCCCACGGGACGAGGACGTCTGGGATATCGACCTCTTCGTCGACGGCGGCTACACCCACGTCAGCCCGCCCGAACGCGCTGCCTTCCAGTCCTTCCTCGACTCCGGTTTCGCCGATCTCGCCCGGCCGTACACGCCCGGACCCGGTCTCTACACCTACTGGGACTACAAGCAGCTACGGTTCCCCAAGAAGGAAGGCATGCGCATCGATTTCGTCCTCGGCTCCCCCGCCCTGGCTGCGCGCGCCACCAACGCCTTCGTGGACCGCGAGGAGCGCAAGGGCAAGGGCGCCTCCGACCATGCTCCCGTCGTCGTGGAACTCGACGGAGCGTGA
- the nadE gene encoding NH(3)-dependent NAD(+) synthetase — translation MRELQAQIIEEMGVKPTIDPAAEIRSRVAFLKDYVRSTGTRGFVLGISGGLDSTLAGKLAQLAVDELRSEGVDADFLAVRLPYNVQQDEADAQAALDFIQPRTSRVFNVAPAVDGIQQEYADTTGERISDFTKGNTKARARMVAQYAMAGQHNLLVIGTDHGAESVTGFFTKFGDGGADILPLFGLNKRQNRALLKELGAPAALYDKIPTADLLDDLPGRADEHELGLTYEQIDDYLEGREIDPDAAKSIEHRYWLTRHKRTVPVTLFDSWWRE, via the coding sequence ATGCGCGAACTCCAGGCACAGATCATCGAGGAAATGGGTGTCAAGCCCACCATCGACCCGGCCGCGGAGATCCGCAGCCGGGTCGCCTTCCTGAAGGACTACGTCAGGTCCACGGGCACCCGCGGGTTCGTCCTCGGGATCAGCGGCGGGCTCGATTCCACGCTCGCCGGCAAGCTCGCCCAGCTCGCCGTCGACGAGCTGCGGTCCGAGGGTGTCGACGCCGATTTCCTCGCGGTGCGCCTGCCCTACAACGTCCAGCAGGACGAGGCGGACGCCCAGGCGGCCCTCGACTTCATCCAGCCCCGCACGTCCCGGGTGTTCAACGTGGCCCCCGCCGTCGACGGCATCCAGCAGGAGTACGCGGACACCACCGGCGAGCGCATCTCGGACTTCACCAAGGGCAACACGAAGGCCCGCGCCCGCATGGTCGCCCAGTACGCGATGGCCGGCCAGCACAACCTGCTCGTGATCGGCACGGACCACGGCGCGGAATCCGTCACCGGGTTCTTCACGAAGTTCGGCGACGGCGGAGCGGACATCCTGCCGCTCTTCGGACTCAACAAGCGCCAGAACCGCGCCCTCCTCAAGGAGCTCGGCGCGCCCGCTGCGCTGTACGACAAGATCCCGACGGCGGATCTCCTCGACGACCTCCCCGGGCGGGCCGACGAGCACGAACTCGGCCTCACCTACGAGCAGATCGACGACTACCTCGAGGGGCGCGAGATCGATCCCGACGCCGCGAAGTCGATCGAGCACCGCTACTGGCTCACACGGCACAAGCGCACGGTGCCCGTGACCCTCTTCGATTCATGGTGGCGGGAGTAA
- a CDS encoding oxidoreductase, producing the protein MLPAPVSTISPSTATGRPIRWGVVATGSIAARVVQDLALLDDAVLHAVSSRSEASARAFALRFGFTTSYWDAAGATGYARLLADPAVDVVYIATPHTQHHAVALAALHAGKHVLCEKPITMGAEQARELADLARERGLFLMEAVWTRFLPSFRRALQIVRSGEIGTVRWVQADLGFTAPVDPASRLRDPAAGGGALLDLAVYPLTWALGALGEPGAVAARGTLTPEGVDLQNALTLTYDDGAHAQLTTSIGAESPSVVTISGTEGWLRSSAPLFNPGELVVQPRRGTLRTERFEAFGNGFGHELREVTRCLQAGLTESPFMTPAESVRMMEVLDEARRQIGLRYPSDAALPAGVPA; encoded by the coding sequence ATGCTTCCAGCTCCTGTCAGCACCATCTCCCCGTCCACCGCGACGGGCCGCCCGATCCGCTGGGGCGTGGTCGCCACCGGCTCCATCGCCGCCCGCGTGGTGCAGGACCTCGCCCTGCTCGACGACGCCGTCCTGCACGCCGTGAGTTCCCGCAGCGAAGCCTCCGCCCGGGCCTTCGCACTGCGCTTCGGCTTCACCACCTCCTACTGGGACGCCGCCGGCGCGACCGGCTACGCTCGGCTCCTCGCGGACCCCGCCGTCGACGTGGTGTACATCGCCACACCGCACACCCAGCACCACGCCGTCGCCCTCGCCGCGCTCCACGCTGGCAAGCACGTGCTCTGCGAGAAGCCCATCACCATGGGCGCAGAGCAGGCCCGCGAACTCGCCGACCTCGCGCGGGAGCGTGGCCTGTTCCTGATGGAGGCGGTCTGGACCCGCTTCCTGCCCAGCTTCCGTCGCGCCCTGCAGATCGTGCGGTCCGGCGAGATCGGCACCGTGCGCTGGGTCCAGGCGGACCTCGGCTTCACCGCGCCGGTCGATCCGGCGTCCCGGCTCCGGGACCCGGCCGCCGGCGGGGGTGCCCTGCTCGACCTCGCCGTGTACCCGCTCACCTGGGCGCTCGGGGCGCTCGGCGAACCCGGCGCCGTCGCCGCCCGCGGCACCCTCACTCCCGAGGGCGTGGACCTGCAGAACGCACTGACCCTGACGTACGACGACGGGGCGCACGCCCAGCTGACGACGTCGATCGGGGCCGAGAGCCCGAGCGTGGTCACGATCAGCGGGACGGAGGGCTGGCTGCGCTCGTCAGCTCCCCTGTTCAACCCGGGAGAACTCGTCGTCCAGCCCCGCCGGGGCACTCTCCGCACGGAGCGCTTCGAGGCCTTCGGCAACGGCTTCGGCCACGAGCTCCGCGAGGTGACGCGCTGCCTGCAGGCCGGGCTCACCGAGAGCCCGTTCATGACGCCCGCCGAGTCCGTGCGGATGATGGAGGTGCTCGACGAGGCACGCCGCCAGATCGGCCTGCGCTATCCGAGCGATGCCGCCCTGCCAGCCGGGGTGCCGGCCTGA
- a CDS encoding LacI family transcriptional regulator, producing the protein MTQDAGGPRPVPTLEMVAALAGVSRATVSRVVNDSPSVDPELAQSVKKAILALDYTPNRAARSLAKRRANAVTLIVPESTSKVFADPFFASVVQGIALFLTDTEYTLNMVISSESKPEKTRSFLLGGNVDGVLVVSHHSGDHSWTHLSGSLPMVFAGRPLVGGRESYYVEVDNEQAAYSATRQLTDSGRRHVATIAGPQDMPPGIDRLAGWRTAVREAGLAEGLVEVGDFTLASGARAMHRLLDRGTPIDAVFVGNDQMAAGAYTAIQGRGLRIPEDIAVVGFDDDSFATSVTPALTTVHHPIIELGKKMAETLVNLIEGKPTERVTRMPTSLVVRDSV; encoded by the coding sequence ATGACGCAGGACGCAGGCGGCCCCCGGCCGGTCCCCACCCTGGAGATGGTGGCCGCCCTGGCCGGGGTGTCGCGGGCGACCGTCTCCCGCGTCGTCAACGATTCGCCGAGCGTCGACCCGGAGCTCGCGCAGTCCGTGAAGAAGGCCATCCTCGCGCTCGACTACACGCCGAACCGCGCGGCGCGTTCGCTGGCCAAGCGCCGGGCGAACGCCGTCACGCTGATCGTGCCGGAGTCGACGTCGAAGGTCTTCGCGGATCCGTTCTTCGCCTCCGTGGTGCAGGGGATCGCGCTCTTCCTCACCGACACGGAGTACACGCTCAACATGGTGATCTCCTCGGAGTCGAAGCCGGAGAAGACGCGCAGCTTCCTCCTCGGCGGGAACGTGGACGGTGTCCTCGTGGTCTCGCACCACAGCGGGGACCACTCCTGGACGCACCTCTCCGGGTCGCTGCCCATGGTCTTCGCCGGACGCCCCCTGGTGGGCGGCAGGGAGAGCTACTACGTGGAGGTCGACAACGAGCAGGCGGCCTACAGTGCCACCCGGCAGCTGACCGACAGCGGCCGGCGGCACGTGGCCACGATCGCCGGACCGCAGGACATGCCTCCGGGCATCGACCGCCTCGCGGGCTGGCGGACGGCGGTCCGGGAGGCGGGCCTGGCCGAGGGCCTCGTGGAGGTGGGGGACTTCACCCTCGCCTCCGGGGCCCGCGCCATGCACCGCCTCCTCGACCGTGGCACGCCGATCGACGCAGTCTTCGTCGGCAACGACCAGATGGCGGCCGGCGCCTACACAGCCATCCAGGGCCGGGGGCTGCGCATTCCGGAGGACATCGCCGTCGTCGGGTTCGACGACGACTCCTTCGCCACCTCGGTGACGCCGGCGCTGACCACCGTGCACCACCCGATCATCGAACTCGGCAAGAAGATGGCCGAGACGCTGGTGAACCTCATCGAGGGGAAGCCGACGGAGCGCGTGACGAGGATGCCCACCTCGCTCGTCGTCCGCGATTCCGTCTGA
- the bglB gene encoding beta-glucosidase yields the protein MPLDATSHPSHPSSDPAVARTWPEGFLWGSATAAAQVEGASHEGGKEDSVWDAFARVPGAIAHGDTLTDAVQHYHRMPEDVRIMKELGLGSYRFSTSWSRVRPGDRGPNAEGLDFYSRLVDELLEAGILPWLTLYHWDLPQALEEKGGWANRDTAYRFVDYADDVYSALGDRVEHWTTFNEPFCSSLLGYAAGVHAPGRQDPTAAVAAIHHQHLAHGLVVNELRTRGAQHLGITLNLSNSIPRDPADPIDLDAARRFDSLQNRIFLDPILRGAYPEDTLADLEQFGIRDVIRPGDLEIIGAPIDFLGVNHYHDDLISGHRDDEGGDGHSGGATRPTSSCWIGSEDIAFPSRGLPRTAMNWEVNPDGLRKLLVRLGEEYATLPPLYITENGAAYDDVVSPDGAVHDAERTKFILDHIASVGQAIDQGADVRGYFVWSLLDNFEWSWGYGKRFGIVRVDYDSFERTVKDSGVAYAGVISAANAPRLTRASA from the coding sequence ATGCCACTCGACGCAACATCCCACCCGTCCCACCCGTCCTCCGACCCAGCCGTCGCCAGGACCTGGCCCGAGGGCTTCCTCTGGGGCTCCGCCACCGCGGCGGCGCAGGTCGAGGGCGCCAGCCACGAGGGCGGCAAGGAGGACTCCGTCTGGGACGCCTTCGCCCGGGTGCCCGGCGCGATCGCGCACGGCGACACCCTGACCGACGCCGTGCAGCACTACCACCGCATGCCCGAGGACGTCCGGATCATGAAGGAGCTCGGCCTGGGCTCCTACCGTTTCTCGACGAGCTGGTCCCGGGTCCGGCCCGGCGACCGTGGACCCAACGCGGAGGGCCTGGACTTCTACTCCCGCCTCGTGGACGAGCTCCTCGAGGCCGGGATCCTGCCCTGGCTGACGCTCTACCACTGGGACCTGCCGCAGGCGCTGGAGGAGAAGGGCGGCTGGGCGAACCGCGACACCGCCTACCGCTTCGTGGACTACGCCGACGACGTCTACTCGGCCCTCGGCGACCGCGTGGAGCACTGGACGACGTTCAACGAGCCGTTCTGCTCGTCGCTGCTGGGCTACGCGGCGGGCGTCCACGCCCCCGGACGGCAGGATCCGACGGCGGCCGTCGCCGCGATCCACCACCAGCACCTCGCCCACGGACTGGTGGTCAACGAGCTCCGGACCCGGGGTGCCCAGCACCTCGGGATCACCCTCAACCTCAGCAACTCGATCCCGCGCGACCCGGCGGATCCGATCGACCTCGACGCGGCGCGCCGGTTCGACTCGCTGCAGAACCGGATCTTCCTCGATCCGATCCTCCGCGGGGCGTACCCCGAGGACACGCTCGCCGACCTCGAGCAGTTCGGCATCCGGGACGTCATCCGGCCCGGGGACCTCGAGATCATCGGGGCCCCGATCGACTTCCTCGGCGTGAACCACTACCACGACGACCTCATCAGCGGACACCGGGACGACGAGGGCGGCGACGGCCACTCGGGGGGCGCCACCCGCCCGACGTCGTCGTGCTGGATCGGTTCGGAGGACATCGCCTTCCCGAGCCGCGGCCTGCCGCGCACCGCCATGAACTGGGAGGTCAACCCCGACGGCCTGCGGAAGCTCCTGGTACGCCTCGGCGAGGAGTACGCCACGCTGCCTCCGCTGTACATCACGGAGAACGGTGCGGCGTACGACGACGTCGTGAGCCCGGACGGCGCGGTGCACGACGCCGAACGCACGAAGTTCATCCTCGACCACATCGCGTCGGTCGGGCAGGCCATCGACCAGGGTGCGGACGTGCGCGGTTACTTCGTCTGGTCCCTCCTCGACAACTTCGAGTGGTCCTGGGGCTACGGGAAGCGCTTCGGGATCGTCCGGGTGGACTACGACTCGTTCGAGCGGACGGTGAAGGACAGCGGCGTGGCCTACGCGGGTGTGATCTCCGCTGCCAACGCCCCGCGTCTCACCAGGGCGAGCGCCTGA
- the cebG_1 gene encoding sugar ABC transporter permease — MTVTETRPQRTRIPTDRSRSLRQGLFGNGRRPGFLTYGLLFAFFLASAYPLWWSLIIGSRSNEALGQTWPPLFPGGNFWTNVGEVFDTIPFWLALGNSVLISGIITLSVVGFSTLAGYSFAKLRFRGRTGLMVAVIATMAIPTQLGIIPLFMMMRTLGWTGEIGAVIIPTLVTAFGVFFMRQYLVDVIPDELIESARMDGASMISTFWHVALPAARPAMAILGLFTFMTAWTDFLWPLLVLGPGNPTLQTALSQLQSARYVDYSIVLAGAVLATLPLLVLFVAAGRQLISGIMQGAVKG; from the coding sequence ATGACCGTCACCGAGACGAGGCCGCAGCGAACCCGCATCCCGACCGACCGGAGCCGTTCCCTCCGACAAGGCTTGTTCGGCAACGGGCGACGGCCGGGGTTCCTGACCTACGGCCTGCTGTTCGCCTTCTTCCTCGCCTCCGCCTATCCGCTCTGGTGGTCGCTCATCATCGGCAGCCGGTCCAACGAGGCCCTCGGCCAGACCTGGCCACCCCTGTTCCCGGGCGGCAATTTCTGGACGAACGTCGGCGAGGTCTTCGACACCATCCCCTTCTGGCTCGCCCTCGGCAACAGCGTCCTGATCTCGGGGATCATCACGCTGTCGGTCGTCGGATTCTCGACCCTGGCCGGGTATTCGTTCGCTAAGCTCCGCTTCCGGGGACGCACGGGCCTCATGGTCGCGGTGATCGCCACCATGGCCATCCCGACCCAGCTCGGCATCATCCCGCTGTTCATGATGATGCGCACGCTCGGCTGGACCGGTGAGATCGGCGCCGTCATCATCCCCACGCTCGTGACGGCGTTCGGTGTCTTCTTCATGCGCCAGTACCTCGTGGACGTCATCCCCGACGAGCTCATCGAGTCGGCCCGCATGGACGGAGCATCCATGATCTCGACCTTCTGGCACGTCGCTCTTCCCGCCGCCCGTCCCGCCATGGCGATCCTGGGCCTGTTCACGTTCATGACCGCGTGGACCGACTTCCTCTGGCCGCTGCTGGTGCTCGGTCCCGGCAACCCCACCCTGCAGACAGCTCTCAGCCAGCTGCAGTCGGCGCGGTACGTGGACTACTCGATCGTCCTCGCCGGCGCCGTCCTGGCAACCCTCCCGCTGCTGGTGCTCTTCGTCGCCGCGGGCCGTCAACTCATTTCCGGAATCATGCAAGGAGCAGTGAAGGGCTAA
- the cebF_1 gene encoding sugar ABC transporter permease, which translates to MTTTLNRPAASSPAPAKPALTFRQRLNVFDMKASPYLYISPFFLLFALVGLFPLGYTFFVSLFDWHLLKGQGEFVGLRNFQEVLQDRFFWNSLFNTMSIFLLSTIPQLIVATAIAAVLDQNLRARTFWRMSVLLPYIVTPVAVALIFSNLFGEQYGLINNILESFGFDRILWTNETLPSHIAIATMVNWRWTGYNALILLAAMQSVPRDIYESAAIDGAGVFRRFFSITLPSIRPTMIFVVITATIGGLQIFTEPRLFDPRTYGGTAAQFQTTVLYLYEMAFQRQNFGKASTIAWLLFLIIVLFGLVNYLISQRIATTGDGRGTGRGAGGRRRKRSPAPAVVLPAVGPQPPAPAAEPAPDLAAEQAGTPADTTPRSGQ; encoded by the coding sequence ATGACCACGACACTGAACCGCCCGGCAGCCAGCAGCCCTGCCCCTGCGAAACCCGCCCTCACCTTCCGTCAGCGACTGAACGTCTTCGACATGAAGGCCTCGCCCTACCTCTACATCTCACCGTTCTTTCTCCTCTTCGCCCTGGTAGGCCTGTTCCCCCTCGGCTACACCTTCTTCGTCTCGCTCTTCGACTGGCACCTGCTCAAGGGGCAGGGCGAGTTCGTGGGCCTGCGGAACTTCCAGGAAGTCCTCCAGGACCGCTTCTTCTGGAACTCGCTGTTCAACACGATGAGCATCTTCCTGCTCTCGACCATCCCGCAGCTGATCGTCGCCACGGCCATAGCGGCCGTGCTGGACCAGAACCTCCGCGCCAGGACGTTCTGGCGCATGAGCGTCCTGCTCCCCTACATCGTGACCCCCGTCGCCGTCGCCCTGATCTTCTCGAACCTGTTCGGTGAGCAGTACGGGCTGATCAACAACATCCTGGAGAGCTTCGGGTTCGACCGGATCCTGTGGACGAACGAGACCCTGCCGAGCCACATCGCGATCGCCACCATGGTGAACTGGCGCTGGACCGGCTACAACGCCCTGATCCTGCTCGCAGCCATGCAGTCCGTACCCCGCGACATCTACGAATCCGCTGCGATCGACGGCGCCGGAGTCTTCCGCCGCTTCTTCAGCATCACGCTGCCGAGCATCCGGCCCACCATGATCTTCGTGGTCATCACCGCGACGATCGGCGGGCTGCAGATCTTCACCGAGCCCCGTCTCTTCGACCCGCGGACGTATGGGGGGACTGCGGCCCAGTTCCAGACCACCGTGCTCTACCTCTACGAGATGGCCTTCCAGCGGCAGAACTTCGGCAAGGCGTCCACCATCGCGTGGCTCCTGTTCCTCATCATCGTGCTGTTCGGCCTCGTGAACTACCTGATCTCACAGCGGATCGCCACCACCGGCGACGGGCGCGGAACGGGCAGGGGTGCCGGCGGGCGCCGGCGCAAACGCTCCCCAGCGCCCGCCGTCGTCCTGCCCGCAGTGGGCCCCCAGCCGCCGGCACCCGCCGCCGAACCGGCACCCGACCTGGCTGCGGAACAGGCAGGCACCCCAGCAGACACGACACCGAGGAGTGGGCAATGA